In one window of Macrotis lagotis isolate mMagLag1 chromosome 5, bilby.v1.9.chrom.fasta, whole genome shotgun sequence DNA:
- the ITGA10 gene encoding integrin alpha-10 yields MECSLSPHLTLSLLLLAGLCFSFNLDDGHPRLFQGPPEAEFGYSVLQHVGGGRRWMLVGAPWDGPSGDRRGDVYLCPVEERPNASCVKGHLGDYPLGNSSSPAMNMHLGMSLLKTDMDGGFMACAPLWSRACGTSVYSSGICAQVDASFRPWGSLAPTAQRCPTYMDVVIVLDGSNSIYPWAEVQTFLRRLVGRLFIDPEQIQVGLVQYGETAVHEWSLGDFRTKEEVVKAARNLSRREGRETHTAQAIMVACTEGFSPSRGGRPEAARLLVVVTDGESHDGEELPVALKACEAGSVTRYGIAVLGHYIRRQRDPSSFLREIRAIASDPDERFFFNVTDEAALTDIVDALGDRIFGLEGSHGENESSFGLEMSQIGFSTHQLKDGILFGMVGAYDWGGSVLWLKEGHRLFPPRTALEDEFPTALQNHAAYLGYSVSSLILLGGRRLFLSGAPRFKHRGKVIAFQLRKDGTMNVAQSLQGDQIGSYFGSELCPLDTDGDGVTDVLLVAAPMYLGPQYRETGRVYVYQVGQPLLILWRTLQPEPPQDSRFGFAMGALPDLNQDGFADVAVGAPLEDGHRGALYLYHGTQGGIRLHPAQRISAASMSQPLSYFGRSIDGRLDLDGDELVDVAVGSQGTVVLLSSRPIVHLTPSLTVTPPAVSVVQRNCQRHGQDAACLTADLCFQVTSQTPGRWNRRFYIRFTASLDEWTAGARAAFDGFGQRLPTRRLKVIVGNVTCQQLHFHVLDASDYLRPVALAVTFVLDNTTKPRPVLDEDSPTSIRKLVPFSKDCGPDNECNTDLVLRVDMDIQGSRKKPFVVRGGRQKVLVSATLENKKENAYNTNLTLSFSRSLHLSSLTPQKDTSVKVECTATSSHVQFCSIGHPVFQTGAKVTFLLEFEFSCSSILSQALVRLIATSNSLEFNETLHDNMAQASAYIRYEPELLTSSESTLHRYEVHPYGALSEGPGPEFKTTLKVQNLGCYSISGLLISAFFPAVAHGGNYFLSLSQIITDNASCMVQNLTEPSMVPVHFEDLRHISHLNGSNTRCQVVRCHLGRLPRGSQVSVQFLRLIHDEFFRRAKFKSVTVVSTFKLEAEEGSVLQLTESAQWSESLLEVIQARHVPVSLWILVGSVLGGLLLLALIVFCLWKLGFFARKKVPEEDENEKVAQ; encoded by the exons GATGTTGGTGGGAGCCCCTTGGGACGGACCTTCAGGGGACAGGAGAGGGGATGTGTATCTCTGTCCTGTGGAGGAGCGGCCTAATGCCTCATGTGTCAAGGGCCACCTGG GTGACTATCCACTAGGAAATTCGTCTAGTCCGGCTATGAACATGCACCTTGGGATGTCACTGCTGAAAACTGATATGGATGGGGGGTTCATG GCTTGTGCCCCACTGTGGTCTCGTGCCTGCGGAACCTCAGTGTACAGCTCTGGGATCTGTGCCCAAGTGGATGCCTCCTTCCGGCCCTGGGGGAGCTTAGCTCCTACTGCCCAAC GCTGCCCTACCTACATGGATGTGGTCATTGTGCTAGATGGTTCCAACAGCATCTACCCTTGGGCTGAGGTTCAGACTTTCCTGCGGAGATTGGTGGGGAGGCTGTTCATTGACCCGGAACAGATACAG GTTGGGCTGGTTCAGTATGGAGAGACTGCTGTTCATGAATGGTCACTTGGAGATTTCCGGACCAAGGAAGAGGTTGTGAAAGCTGCGAGGAACCTGAGCCGCAGAGAAGGGCGAGAAACCCACACAGCGCAGGCAATAATGGTGGCTTG CACAGAAGGTTTCAGTCCCTCTCGTGGGGGCCGGCCAGAGGCTGCCCGATTGCTAGTTGTTGTCACGGATGGGGAGTCACATGATGGGGAAGAGCTTCCAGTGGCACTCAAGGCCTGCGAGGCTGGAAGTGTGACCCGATACGGGATTGCT GTCCTGGGTCACTATATCCGAAGGCAGCGTGATCCTAGCTCCTTCCTCCGGGAAATCAGGGCCATAGCTAGTGATCCGGATGAGAGATTCTTCTTCAACGTCACGGACGAGGCTGCTCTGACTGACATCGTGGATGCCCTAGGGGACCGCATCTTTGGACTGGAGG gTTCCCATGGagagaatgaaagctcctttGGATTAGAGATGTCTCAGATTGGCTTCTCTACACACCAGCTAAAG GATGGGATCTTGTTTGGAATGGTGGGGGCCTATGACTGGGGGGGCTCAGTGCTGTGGCTAAAAGAGGGCCACCGCCTCTTTCCACCTCGGACAGCCTTGGAGGATGAGTTCCCTACAGCATTACAGAATCATGCTGCCTACTTGG gttactcagtttcctccttgatCCTCCTGGGTGGACGACGCCTGTTTCTCTCAGGAGCCCCTCGGTTTAAGCATCGTGGGAAGGTCATCGCTTTTCAACTCAGGAAGGATGGGACTATGAATGTTGCCCAGAGCCTCCAGGGGGATCAG ATCGGCTCCTACTTTGGCAGTGAACTCTGTCCCCTGGACACAGATGGTGATGGGGTGACCGATGTTCTGCTTGTGGCTGCCCCTATGTACCTGGGACCCCAGTACCGGGAGACAGGACGAGTATATGTTTACCAAGTGGGCCAA CCCTTGCTGATCCTCTGGAGAACTCTGCAGCCAGAACCCCCCCAGGATTCTCGTTTTGGCTTCGCAATGGGAGCCCTGCCTGACCTAAACCAGGATGGCTTTGCAGATGTGGCTGTGGGCGCCCCCCTAGAAGATGGACATAGAGGGGCTCTGTACCTCTATCATGGGACCCAGGGTGGCATCCGACTCCACCCTGCCCAG CGCATCTCTGCAGCCTCCATGTCTCAGCCACTCAGCTACTTTGGCCGGAGCATAGATGGACGACTGGATCTTGATGGGGATGAGCTAGTGGATGTTGCCGTGGGGTCCCAGGGCACAGTTGTCCTGCTCAG CTCCCGCCCCATCGTCCACCTAACCCCATCGCTAACTGTGACCCCACCGGCGGTCAGTGTAGTTCAGCGGAATTGTCAGCGACATGGCCAGGATGCAGCCTGTTTGACTGCTGACCTCTGCTTCCAAGTTACCTCCCAAACTCCAGGCCGCTGGAATCGTCGCTTCT ATATTCGATTCACTGCATCCTTAGACGAGTGGACAGCTGGAGCCCGGGCAGCATTTGATGGCTTTGGCCAGAGGCTGCCCACCCGGCGACTGAAGGTCATTGTAGGGAATGTCACCTGTCAGCAGCTACATTTCCATGTGCTG GATGCATCTGACTACCTCCGACCAGTGGCCCTAGCTGTGACCTTTGTGCTAGATAACACCACCAAGCCAAGGCCGGTGCTAGATGAGGACTCACCCACTTCTATTAGAAAGCTG gTACCTTTCTCAAAGGACTGTGGGCCTGATAATGAATGCAATACAGACCTGGTTCTCCGGGTAGACATGGACATCCAGGGCTCCAG GAAAAAGCCATTTGTGGTTCGAGGTGGGCGACAGAAGGTGCTGGTGTCGGCGACTCTTGAGAACAAAAAGGAGAATGCCTATAATACTAACCTGACCCTCAGTTTCTCCAGAAGCCTCCACCTGTCCAGCCTCACACCTCAG AAGGACACCTCAGTGAAAGTGGAGTGTACAGCCACTTCCTCACATGTCCAGTTCTGCAGTATAGGGCACCCTGTTTTCCAGACTGGGGCCAAG GTGACCTTTCTCTTGGAGTTTGAATTCAGTTGTTCTTCTATCCTAAGTCAAGCCCTTGTGAGGCTGATTGCAACCAG CAACAGCTTGGAGTTCAATGAGACTTTGCATGATAACATGGCCCAGGCCTCTGCCTACATTCGCTATGAACCTGAGCTCTTGACCTCCAG TGAGTCCACTCTACACCGATATGAGGTTCACCCTTATGGGGCCCTCTCTGAGGGTCctggtcctgagttcaaaaccactCTCAAG GTCCAGAACCTTGGTTGCTATTCCATCAGTGGCCTCTTGATTTCTGCCTTCTTTCCAGCTGTGGCTCATGGGGGCAACTACTTCCTCTCCCTGTCCCAGATCATCACTGACAAT GCCAGCTGCATGGTGCAGAACCTGACCGAGCCCTCCATGGTTCCTGTGCATTTTGAGGACCTGCGACACATCAGCCACCTG AATGGCAGTAACACCCGTTGCCAGGTGGTGCGGTGCCACCTCGGACGCCTACCAAGGGGCTCCCAGGTTTCTGTGCAGTTCCTGAGGCTCATCCATGATGAATTCTTCCGAAGG GCCAAGTTCAAATCTGTGACCGTGGTCAGCACCTTTAAACTGGAGGCTGAGGAGGGCAGTGTCCTACAACTGACAGAGTCTGCCCAGTGGAGTGAA AGCCTTCTGGAGGTAATCCAGGCCCGTCATGTTCCTGTTTCATTGTGGATCCTGGTTGGCAGTGTCCTAGGAGGGCTCTTATTATTGGCCCTCATTGTTTTCTGCCTTTGGAAG CTTGGGTTCTTTGCCCGAAAGAAAGTCCCCGAAGAAGACGAAAATGAAAAAGTAGCTCAATGA